AACCTAAATATTAGAGTCGCATCACTTAAAGCGATGTCAGATGCAGTTCGCAAGTTGGATGTGATACCGGATGCAATTCTAATAGATGGCAGAGATACGCTACCCGAATTTATTCAAAGCCATGCAATCGTAAAGGGTGATTCGAAAGTGTCGACGATTTCAGCTGCATCTATTGTTGCGAAGGTTATCCGGGATCGTTTGATGCTTGAGTATGATCGACAGTTTCCCGAATATGGATTCGGGAGGCACTTCGGATATCCTACAGAGTTTCATAGAAAGGCGCTAATTAAGCATGGGCCGTGTCCGATTCACAGAAAGACTTTTAAAGGCGTTAAAGAGCTACTTTAATCTTTCGCCAAGTAACGGCTCCGCACCAGACGTTGCGAAGCGCGGTCAATGCGGAGAAAACGCTGCGGTCCAGATGCTTCGTGGCAAAGGCTACAAAATACTGCATAGAAACTGGCGTTGTCGTGTCGGTGAATTGGATATTATCGCCACTTTCAAGGGCGAACTGGTAATTGTCGAAGTAAAATCAGCAGGAAAGGAATCAGAGTTTAAGCCTGAGTTTCGCGTTGGATTCAATAAGCAAAAGAGAATCAAGCGGCTTACCGGTATGTACATGCGATCTGAGCACATCGACCTTCCCGTTCGATATGATATTGTGTCCGTCGTGTGGACAAAGGAAAGGATTCAAGTTGAGCACTTTGAGAATGCTTATCGTTAATTTCGCCTTCATATTTTTAACGGCAGCTCCGCCCGTTGCACTGTGCGGCCTGACAATTTCCGAAGTGATGTTTGATCCGCAAGGTGACGAATCTACTGACGAGTTCATAGAACTCTATAATGACAGCGCGCTTCCCGTAGACTTACGAGGATGGACAATCTCCGACGGCAGCGGGACTGACACACTTGCGGATGTCGGGCACGGATTATTCGCAGGTCCTCGACAATTCGTCCTGGTTATAGACCCTGACTACATTACAGAAGGTAGCTTAACGTACGACGATTTAATCGATGAGTCTGCACTTGTCGTTTCATTAAGCGGATCAACATTTGGAAACAGAGGACTGTCAAACAGCAGTTCAGAAACGCTATCTTTGTATACGAATCTGGGCGTTCTCGAATCTTCGTACGCATACACAATTGGAAATGTACCTGGTCACTCCGATGAGAAGATTCGGTTATCGGGTCCCAATGACTCTACTAACTGGGGCGATGGTGTTTCTCTTCACGGTACGCCAAGCAGGCGTAATAGTTTAACACCAGTGGATTTTGACTTGCAAGTGGGTTCGATCGAATCGATACCTGATTTTCCTGAGCCGCAATCTATATGCAGTGTTAATGTAGAGATCTTGAACTCAGGTCTATACCCGCTTTCAGGTGTTCTTTCGATACAAGTCGACACAGTACTGGAAGGCAGCTTTTTCACAATTCACGATTCCGAAACCGGAACAATTCAGCAGGCGGAAACCCTGTTAGTCCAAAGCAGGTTTATCATGCCTCTGTCAGGTCTGGCAATTGTCATGGCAGCTTTAGACCAGGAGGACGACAACGAAGCCAACAACTTTCTACTATCGACCGTGTCAAGCGAGTTCGTTGCGAATGGACTTTTATTCAGCGAACTTCAGGTATCACCTTTACCCGGACGTGCGGAGTGGATTGAGCTCGTTGCAGCAGGTCCAATTGCTATTTCTACACGCGGTATGTCAATTGGAGACGGAGCTGCCTTTGCCGACGTGGACGAACGCATTGCCTTGCCTGAGTGGATCTTGGAATCGGGAAGTTTCGCAATAGTTAGCAACGACAGTTCTATTTTTCTGGAAAATATCCCGGTTGACGTTTCAGTTTTGGTAACCTCCGACGGAAACTTGACTCTTAACAACACGGGCGACTCGCTTGCGCTTTTTTCTCCATCTGGCAGTGTATCCGAAAGAGTAGACTATCGACAGAGTTGGCTTAGCAGTACATCCGGTGTGTCAATTGAGCGAATCTCAACAGCAGTCGACGCGAACTTGGCGTCAAACTGGTCGAATTGTGTTGACGCTGCTGGCTCGACTCCTGGAAGAGAGAATTCACAGAGCTTACAAGTTGGCGAAAGCGGAACGACTTTTTCGATCGCACCTATTATTTTTACACCAAATGGGGACGGAATCGACGATGTTGTACTGTTTCGGTACGAGACTGATCCATTCACGTCAGAATGTGAGGCACGGATTTTCGACGCGCGAGGACGGGAAATCAACCGGGTCAAGTTACAGAACAATGGGTCGGAACTCACAGCTATTTGGGATGGCCGACGTGAGAACGGTGAAACAGCGAATACTGGGCGGTACATAGTGCTTCTTGAGGCGAGCGACGGAAAAGGAGGCACACGCCGCGAACGCCTTACTGGAATTCTTGCTAGACCAAGATGAGACTCATACAGCTTCAAGGCGTCGGTGTATTTTTCCCCGGCAGAACGCTTTTCGCAGATATTGACTGGGCGATTTTCCGCAAGCAGCGTGTCGGCTTGGTAGGCGTGAACGGTGCAGGAAAGAGCACATTGCTGCGAATCATAGCTAACGAGTATACTCCTTCAACAGGGAGAGTTCAGATCACACGTGACACGTCTGCCGCGTACCTTCCGCAAAGCGGAGTCGCATTCAAGGACAGAACGTTGTTTAACGAGGCTTGGCTTGGAATGCCGGATATCCCACAACTGCAATTGAGCTTGAATGAGTGCCGACAAAGACTATCAGAGTGTCCTGAAGACCATGATTTACTTGAACAAGTGGGGGTGTTGGAGCATCGATTTCACATGCTCGAAGGGTATCGTGCCGATTCCAAAGTTGCGTCGGTATTAACTGGACTTGGGTTTAGGGAATGTGATTTCGGCCGAAGAACTGAAGAATTCTCAGGTGGTTGGCAAATGCGAATCGCGCTTGCCAAGATTCTTCTTCAGGATCCTGATATCCTATTGCTTGACGAACCGACGAACCACCTAGATCTCGAAACTGTTATATGGCTCGAAACGTATTTGCGAAGTTTTGAGGGTGCCGTTGTCCTGGTTAGTCATGATCGCGCTTTTCTTGACGGAATGGTTACCGAGATTGCAGAGCTTCAAGCCGGCAAACTGACCGTTTACCAAGGGAATTACACCGAGTATGAAGCGGGGCGCTTGGAGCGTGAAGAGCAGATTTCAAAGGAGCAGGATAAGATTGACTCCGAGCGCAAGCACCTAGAGAAATTTGTTGAGAGATTCAGGTACAAGGCGAGCAAGGCTACGCAGGCACAAAGCAGACTAAAGCGACTGGAAAAACTGGAAGACATTGAAGGGCTTTCCAAGTCAAAGAGAATCAGCTTCAGGTTTCCCGAAGCAACACGTTCAGGGAACCGGGTACTTGAGTTAAAGAATGTCTGTAAATCGTACGGCGACTTGCGTGTCTTTGTAGACGTCTCGTTAAGCGTGCGACGTGGAGAGCGGATTGCTCTCGTAGGCAATAATGGCACGGGAAAGTCAACTCTTTGTCGTCTAATCGCCGAGTTGGAATCGCCTACAAGCGGGGAAATACGTCTTGGCCACAATGTTTCTGTCGAGTTTTTTGCGCAGGAGGCGGAGTCTCGGCTCAATCGCGATTCCACAGTACTAGAGGAAGCCGAGGCAGACAACAGGACATTAACACAGCCGGAGCTGCGGGGCTTACTTGGGGCCTTCTTGTTTCAAGGCGATGACGTTTACAAGCGTGTGGGAGTCCTTTCCGGCGGCGAAAAGTCGCGGCTCGCTCTTGCTAAGCTTTTGCTTCGTCCTGCGAACTTCATAATACTCGATGAACCAACAAATCATCTTGACATGGCGTCTCAAGACGTGCTTCTCGATGCGCTTTCAAACTACGGTGGAACGCTTATCGTTGTCAGTCACGATCGTCACTTCTTGGACAAACTGGTGGATCGCGTAGTGGAACTTGAGGACGGTGCTGCAAAGGACTGGCCAGGCACCTTCAGTGAATTCATGGCAAGAAAAGGTCATTTAACGGATGCGAGCAGTGTTCAGCAGTATGAAGGCAAGGAGCAGACGCAGCACCTCGAGATCACGGCCAATGCACGGGCAAAGGACATAAGGCGAGCAGAGGCTGAGATTCGCAACAGATATTCAGCAAAGATAAATGCTGTCAGAGAAATCTGCCGCAGTTCGGAATCCAGAATAATTGAGCTGGAATCTCGTCAGAAGTGCATTGAAGAAATGCTTAGTGACAAGTCGTTTTATGAAGCACCCTCTTCCTCGGGAAGTGTGTTAGCCGAGTATAAGTCTTTGAGGGAAGAGCTCCAGATGCAGTTCGAGCGCTGGCAGGAGGCAGAGCAAGAGCTTGCTGCGCTCGAAGATTATAAAAATCAAGAGCTTAAAAATGTGCGTGGGACTTGTGAGACTTGACAATGCCCGAGAACGGTGCTATATTAAATATTTACCACAACTAAAGCCGGTAGCATGGCAAGAGCGGAAGAATCACGGATAGCCGTCGTTGCGTTGGGCGGAAATGCAATCTCGTCGCCCGACGAAGAAGATACAATTGCAAATCAATTCAGACATTCAAGGAGCGCTCTCAAAGGGGTTGCCGAATTGCTCCACAGAGGATACCGCTTGGCCGTGACTCATGGAAACGGACCGCAAGTGGGTAACGCATTGTTAAGAGTTGAGTTGTCTGCCGGGCGGGCTCCTGAACTTCCTCTCGGGGTGATTGTAGCAGATACAGAGGGTGGAATGGGGTACATGATTGAGCAGTGCCTTCAAAACGTATTCCTCCGCTGCGGATATGGTCAAATTGAGGTTGTTACGATTGTCTCTCAAGTATTAGTTGACCCCTCAGATCCAGCTTTGGCGAATCCAACCAAGTTTGTAGGACAATTTTATTCTGAAGAAGAAGCAAATTTGAAAACAAGCCAAGGTTGGATTGTGAAGAAATCCGGGCAAAGGGGTTACCGCCGAGTAGTGGGCAGTCCAATGCCACTTGAAATTCTAAATCGAAACGTAATTCGTGAACTGGTCCACAGCGGTAAGGTCGTAATTGCCGCTGGCGGCGGCGGTATTCCTGTTTATCGCGAGCCGGATGGGTGGCTTGAGGGAGTTGACGCAGTTATCGACAAGGATCGTGCATCCGCAGTTCTGGCCCGGGATATTCAGGCGCAGGACCTTTTTATTGTTACCGCTGCTGAGTACGTTTCGCTCAATTACGGTAGTACAGAGCAGCAAGACTTG
This sequence is a window from bacterium. Protein-coding genes within it:
- a CDS encoding ribonuclease HII, which codes for MLYSKCAVEFEYIKSGHFTIIGCDEAGRGPLAGPVVAAAVVFSDCSTIWKCRDSKSVSQARREETYEEIITNLCYSFSIVSSAEIDNLNIRVASLKAMSDAVRKLDVIPDAILIDGRDTLPEFIQSHAIVKGDSKVSTISAASIVAKVIRDRLMLEYDRQFPEYGFGRHFGYPTEFHRKALIKHGPCPIHRKTFKGVKELL
- a CDS encoding YraN family protein encodes the protein MLRGKGYKILHRNWRCRVGELDIIATFKGELVIVEVKSAGKESEFKPEFRVGFNKQKRIKRLTGMYMRSEHIDLPVRYDIVSVVWTKERIQVEHFENAYR
- a CDS encoding lamin tail domain-containing protein; translation: MSTLRMLIVNFAFIFLTAAPPVALCGLTISEVMFDPQGDESTDEFIELYNDSALPVDLRGWTISDGSGTDTLADVGHGLFAGPRQFVLVIDPDYITEGSLTYDDLIDESALVVSLSGSTFGNRGLSNSSSETLSLYTNLGVLESSYAYTIGNVPGHSDEKIRLSGPNDSTNWGDGVSLHGTPSRRNSLTPVDFDLQVGSIESIPDFPEPQSICSVNVEILNSGLYPLSGVLSIQVDTVLEGSFFTIHDSETGTIQQAETLLVQSRFIMPLSGLAIVMAALDQEDDNEANNFLLSTVSSEFVANGLLFSELQVSPLPGRAEWIELVAAGPIAISTRGMSIGDGAAFADVDERIALPEWILESGSFAIVSNDSSIFLENIPVDVSVLVTSDGNLTLNNTGDSLALFSPSGSVSERVDYRQSWLSSTSGVSIERISTAVDANLASNWSNCVDAAGSTPGRENSQSLQVGESGTTFSIAPIIFTPNGDGIDDVVLFRYETDPFTSECEARIFDARGREINRVKLQNNGSELTAIWDGRRENGETANTGRYIVLLEASDGKGGTRRERLTGILARPR
- a CDS encoding ABC-F family ATP-binding cassette domain-containing protein, giving the protein MRLIQLQGVGVFFPGRTLFADIDWAIFRKQRVGLVGVNGAGKSTLLRIIANEYTPSTGRVQITRDTSAAYLPQSGVAFKDRTLFNEAWLGMPDIPQLQLSLNECRQRLSECPEDHDLLEQVGVLEHRFHMLEGYRADSKVASVLTGLGFRECDFGRRTEEFSGGWQMRIALAKILLQDPDILLLDEPTNHLDLETVIWLETYLRSFEGAVVLVSHDRAFLDGMVTEIAELQAGKLTVYQGNYTEYEAGRLEREEQISKEQDKIDSERKHLEKFVERFRYKASKATQAQSRLKRLEKLEDIEGLSKSKRISFRFPEATRSGNRVLELKNVCKSYGDLRVFVDVSLSVRRGERIALVGNNGTGKSTLCRLIAELESPTSGEIRLGHNVSVEFFAQEAESRLNRDSTVLEEAEADNRTLTQPELRGLLGAFLFQGDDVYKRVGVLSGGEKSRLALAKLLLRPANFIILDEPTNHLDMASQDVLLDALSNYGGTLIVVSHDRHFLDKLVDRVVELEDGAAKDWPGTFSEFMARKGHLTDASSVQQYEGKEQTQHLEITANARAKDIRRAEAEIRNRYSAKINAVREICRSSESRIIELESRQKCIEEMLSDKSFYEAPSSSGSVLAEYKSLREELQMQFERWQEAEQELAALEDYKNQELKNVRGTCET
- a CDS encoding carbamate kinase, translated to MARAEESRIAVVALGGNAISSPDEEDTIANQFRHSRSALKGVAELLHRGYRLAVTHGNGPQVGNALLRVELSAGRAPELPLGVIVADTEGGMGYMIEQCLQNVFLRCGYGQIEVVTIVSQVLVDPSDPALANPTKFVGQFYSEEEANLKTSQGWIVKKSGQRGYRRVVGSPMPLEILNRNVIRELVHSGKVVIAAGGGGIPVYREPDGWLEGVDAVIDKDRASAVLARDIQAQDLFIVTAAEYVSLNYGSTEQQDLTQLTADEAQRYYNEGHFPDGSMGPKVEAAIKFLREGGERVLICDLDKFVESLDGKSGTWIYPN